A portion of the Macaca mulatta isolate MMU2019108-1 chromosome 4, T2T-MMU8v2.0, whole genome shotgun sequence genome contains these proteins:
- the RGS17 gene encoding regulator of G-protein signaling 17 isoform X1: MSALHQWMDFFQGRGEVKEGGGGERDRPCPGGDGCAALGSRLWPLRPGRERGLRRGSGKLNPASLPRRGPLAALSCCGEPSECPARRETLGQVPEFPRRAGSLLGAARRTGPGARETPRGREVLRVLCGWLGARRMCNQQCPIDRSPRVLCFLLYVSLPLGICTAQVGKVFAEEVAKMNPLSSSKIPEGCVCVCVCVCVCVGGGGSLLFLPLPLVKGKGVLACAARGGFHSHRGGEDEERPPTASRCPDGRIGASFARMAEGQSWPRKLRVGAAPREPQAAGTASGAARASLGSPWAPGERAGVAWPQRCPRARPAYGTRPAP, translated from the exons ATGTCTGCTTTGCACCAATGGATGGATTTTTTTCAAGGTAGGGGGGAGGTGAAGGAAGGAGGGGGCGGAGAGCGCGACCGCCCATGCCCCGGCGGGGACGGTTGCGCGGCGCTGGGGTCTAGGCTGTGGCCGCTGCGCCCCGGGCGGGAGCGGGGGCTGCGCCGCGGGTCCGGGAAGTTGAATCCCGCGTCGCTGCCTAGACGCGGTCCGCTCGCTGCCCTCAGCTGCTGCGGGGAACCGAGCGAGTGTCCTGCCCGCCGGGAAACGCTCGGCCAGGTCCCAGAGTTCCCGCGGAGAGCCGGGAGCCTGCTGGGGGCGGCCAGGAGGACCGGGCCGGGGGCGCGGGAGACCCCGCGGGGGCGCGAGGTGCTGCGGGTTTTGTGCGGTTGGCTGGGAGCGAGGAGAATGTGCAATCAACAGTGTCCGATCGACCGATCACCTCGGGTGctgtgtttccttctttatgtctCTTTACCTTTGGGAATATGCACTGCTCAGGTGGGGAAGGTGTTCGCAGAAGAGGTTGCGAAAATGAATCCTTTGAGCAGCAGTAAAATACcggagggttgtgtgtgtgtgtgtgtgtgtgtgtgtgtgtgtgtagggggtgggGGGTCTCTTTtgttccttcccctccccttagTCAAAGGAAAGGGAGTCCTGGCGTGTGCAGCGCGGGGTGGATTCCACAGCCACCGAGGGGGCGAGGACGAGGAACGCCCACCAACCGCGAGCCGCTGCCCGGATGGGCGCATCGGAGCCTCCTTTGCT AGGATGGCGGAGGGACAGAGCTGGCCTCGGAAGCTGCGGGTGGGAGCTGCTCCTCGCGAGCCGCAGGCTGCTGGCACCGCGTCCGGGGCAGCCCGCGCCAGCCTCGGGAGTCCCTGGGCTCCGGGAGAGCGAGCCGGGGTCGCCTGGCCACAAAGATGCCCGCGCGCCCGCCCGGCGTACGGGACCCGCCCTGCGCCCTGA